A genomic region of Rheinheimera sp. MMS21-TC3 contains the following coding sequences:
- the ccoG gene encoding cytochrome c oxidase accessory protein CcoG, translating to MDQKKIDIKNIPVHVEIHKPEPTKTAPYSARNRIYVRAVTGVRQLIRRYIGFLSMAAFMIIPWIQYQGQQAILLDIGEQKFTLFSLTLWPQDFTILAWIFIIAAYALFFITALYGRVWCGFLCPQTVWTFIFIWFEEKIQGTRNQRIKLDRDPWSWSKFAKKATTHFCWLSFSLFTALIFVGYFTPILPLFKEFFTLQASFWAIFFVLFFTFCTYGNAGWMREIMCTHICPYARFQSAMFDKDTFTVSYDAARGENRGPRSRKDKDYKEKGLGDCIDCNLCVHVCPTGIDIRNGLQYECINCGACVDACDDTMDKMGYPKGLISYTTEHSLAGKKTKVLRPKLLGYMLVLTIVTSAFAYTLYSRVPMELNIIRDRGALYRETNEGLTENTYTVTISNKSQQPVGFALSVESEINFNWIGLEQVTLNGGETRSVPISLSIDPYSVEQDKIEFKIKVQQIDNPDIKLISRSTFYVGH from the coding sequence GTGGATCAAAAAAAAATAGACATTAAAAACATTCCAGTCCATGTTGAAATTCATAAGCCTGAGCCAACTAAAACTGCACCCTATAGTGCTAGAAACCGTATATATGTTCGCGCAGTGACCGGTGTGCGCCAGCTGATTCGTCGTTATATTGGTTTTCTTTCTATGGCAGCCTTTATGATTATTCCTTGGATTCAATATCAAGGTCAGCAAGCTATTTTGTTAGATATTGGCGAGCAAAAGTTTACCTTATTCTCGCTTACATTATGGCCGCAAGACTTCACTATTTTAGCTTGGATTTTTATTATTGCTGCTTATGCTCTGTTTTTTATTACGGCACTCTACGGTAGGGTCTGGTGCGGTTTTTTGTGCCCGCAAACAGTATGGACTTTTATTTTTATTTGGTTTGAAGAAAAAATTCAAGGCACCCGCAATCAGCGTATTAAACTCGACCGTGACCCTTGGAGTTGGTCTAAATTTGCTAAAAAAGCGACAACTCATTTTTGCTGGCTTAGCTTCTCTTTATTTACGGCCTTAATTTTTGTTGGTTACTTCACGCCTATTTTGCCACTATTTAAAGAGTTTTTTACCCTTCAAGCTAGTTTTTGGGCTATATTTTTCGTATTGTTTTTTACTTTTTGCACTTATGGTAATGCAGGTTGGATGCGTGAAATTATGTGCACCCATATTTGCCCTTATGCTCGTTTTCAATCCGCTATGTTTGATAAAGACACCTTTACGGTAAGTTATGATGCTGCTAGAGGTGAAAACCGCGGCCCTCGCTCGCGTAAAGATAAAGATTATAAAGAAAAAGGTCTAGGCGACTGTATTGACTGTAATTTATGTGTTCATGTTTGCCCAACGGGCATTGATATTCGTAATGGCTTGCAATATGAATGCATAAACTGTGGTGCTTGTGTTGATGCCTGTGACGATACTATGGATAAAATGGGCTATCCAAAAGGCCTAATAAGTTACACTACTGAACACAGCCTAGCCGGTAAAAAAACTAAAGTGTTACGACCTAAACTATTAGGTTATATGTTAGTGCTTACTATTGTTACTAGTGCTTTTGCTTATACTTTATATAGCAGAGTGCCTATGGAGCTAAATATTATCCGCGACCGTGGCGCCTTATACCGTGAAACTAACGAAGGCTTAACAGAAAACACCTACACTGTAACTATTTCTAATAAATCGCAACAGCCTGTCGGCTTTGCTTTAAGTGTAGAAAGCGAGATTAACTTTAACTGGATAGGCCTTGAGCAAGTTACGCTAAACGGCGGTGAAACCCGTAGTGTGCCTATTAGTTTATCTATTGACCCTTATAGCGTAGAACAGGACAAAATAGAATTTAAAATTAAAGTGCAACAAATTGATAATCCAGATATTAAGTTAATTAGCCGATCGACTTTTTATGTCGGACATTAA
- a CDS encoding serine/threonine protein kinase yields the protein MSDINSSMASFDFSTLGPDLIIDALQHIGLDVSSGLLALNSYENRVYQFSAYQGTAATAAKYVVKFYRPQRWSLAQLEEEHLFAFELAAADVPVVAPLLLADKSLHHYQGFYFAVFPSRGGRGLETDNEQHLAMLGRFLGRLHQVGAAQPFQYRPSFSIENQLLESQTILLDSGFIPNYLQASFTSSLQQVINLVSAQYKPKSLIRLHGDCHAGNLFYVDQGPFFVDLDDCRMGPAIQDLWMMLSGEQRQQRDTLELILEEYEQHCDFDPTELKLIEPLRAMRMVQYMAWLTKRWQDPAFPMNFPWFNTDKYWEQQCLVLKEQLFLLQQAPLSLVPQY from the coding sequence ATGTCGGACATTAACTCAAGTATGGCAAGTTTCGACTTTAGTACTTTAGGGCCGGACCTTATTATTGATGCTTTACAGCATATTGGGCTAGATGTTAGCTCTGGGTTATTAGCACTAAATAGCTATGAAAATAGGGTATATCAATTTAGCGCTTATCAAGGTACAGCGGCGACAGCAGCTAAATATGTGGTGAAGTTTTATCGACCCCAACGTTGGAGCCTCGCTCAGTTAGAAGAAGAGCATTTGTTTGCGTTTGAACTAGCCGCTGCCGATGTTCCGGTTGTTGCCCCCTTACTCTTAGCTGATAAATCATTACATCACTATCAAGGCTTTTACTTTGCGGTATTCCCTAGCCGTGGCGGCAGAGGCTTAGAAACTGATAATGAGCAACATTTAGCTATGTTAGGCCGTTTTTTGGGCCGGCTACATCAAGTAGGGGCAGCACAACCATTTCAATATAGGCCAAGCTTTAGCATAGAAAACCAGTTACTAGAAAGCCAAACCATCTTACTAGATTCTGGCTTTATCCCTAATTACTTACAAGCCTCTTTTACCAGTTCATTACAACAAGTAATAAACTTAGTTAGTGCCCAATATAAGCCGAAATCATTAATTCGTTTGCATGGTGACTGCCATGCTGGCAACTTATTTTATGTTGACCAAGGCCCATTTTTTGTCGATTTAGATGATTGCCGCATGGGGCCAGCTATTCAAGATTTATGGATGATGCTATCTGGCGAGCAGCGCCAACAACGGGATACGCTAGAGCTTATTTTAGAAGAGTATGAACAACATTGTGACTTTGACCCAACCGAATTAAAGTTAATTGAACCCCTACGGGCTATGCGCATGGTTCAATATATGGCTTGGTTAACTAAGCGCTGGCAAGATCCGGCTTTTCCTATGAACTTTCCATGGTTTAATACAGACAAATACTGGGAACAACAATGCTTAGTATTAAAAGAACAATTGTTTTTATTGCAACAAGCACCGCTTTCACTAGTGCCTCAGTACTAA
- a CDS encoding thiol:disulfide interchange protein DsbA/DsbL — MIKRAAILLLSVFLPLTVQADNFEQGKHYDVISEQVTARPEVKEYFSFYCGGCNAFEPIVQSLETKLPSNTEFKKVHVDFIRAASPEIQNLLARAYLVAKNLGKGNEVASAIFNQIHSSRIPFSNENDIRSLVLLQGIEADTYDKAIKSFSVMGAARQMKKEQDELSKSRVLSGVPMLIVNGKYKINNAALDSRNLQQELQQLVDYLLQKDQVKN, encoded by the coding sequence ATGATTAAACGTGCAGCAATATTATTGTTATCGGTATTTTTACCTTTAACAGTGCAAGCAGATAATTTTGAACAGGGTAAACACTACGATGTTATCTCTGAGCAAGTAACAGCTCGGCCTGAAGTTAAAGAGTATTTTTCATTCTATTGTGGCGGTTGTAATGCTTTTGAACCTATAGTACAAAGCCTTGAGACAAAATTGCCTAGTAATACTGAGTTCAAAAAAGTACATGTCGACTTTATTCGCGCTGCCTCACCAGAAATTCAAAACTTACTGGCCCGCGCCTATTTAGTAGCAAAGAATCTAGGCAAAGGTAATGAAGTTGCCTCTGCTATCTTTAATCAAATTCATTCAAGCCGGATCCCATTTAGTAATGAAAATGATATTCGTAGTTTAGTATTACTTCAGGGCATTGAAGCTGACACCTACGATAAAGCAATTAAAAGTTTTTCTGTAATGGGTGCCGCCAGACAAATGAAAAAAGAGCAAGATGAGCTTAGTAAAAGTCGCGTATTAAGTGGCGTGCCTATGCTTATTGTTAATGGTAAATATAAAATTAATAATGCCGCTTTAGATAGCCGTAATCTACAACAAGAATTACAACAATTGGTTGATTATTTACTGCAAAAAGATCAAGTTAAAAACTAG
- a CDS encoding succinate dehydrogenase iron-sulfur subunit, translated as MMIVSIYRYIPEQDKAPRMQDYNFELEDGQDMMVLDVLTKLKEQDPTLAYRRSCREGVCGSDGMNINGSNCLSCITSVSTLLKGGNLPSGKAVQPNRSGADIIIRPLPGIPVIRDLIVDMTMFFKQYERIKPYLINNEPTMGKERLQSPEERAKLDGLYECILCACCSTQCPSWWWNPDKFIGPAGLLNAYRFLIDSRDTATEQRLAELDDAFSVFRCKAILNCVAFCPKKLKPRVAIGEIEKMLYKF; from the coding sequence ATTATGATAGTTAGCATCTACCGTTATATTCCAGAGCAAGATAAAGCTCCTCGTATGCAAGATTATAATTTTGAGCTTGAAGACGGCCAAGACATGATGGTGCTTGATGTGTTAACTAAATTAAAAGAACAGGATCCAACTCTCGCTTACCGACGCAGTTGCCGTGAAGGTGTTTGTGGTTCAGATGGCATGAATATTAACGGCTCAAATTGCTTATCTTGCATAACTAGTGTATCAACCTTACTTAAAGGCGGCAATTTACCCTCAGGTAAAGCGGTGCAACCAAACCGAAGTGGCGCTGACATCATTATCCGGCCACTGCCTGGTATACCTGTAATTCGCGATTTAATTGTCGATATGACTATGTTCTTTAAACAATACGAGCGCATTAAGCCTTATTTAATTAATAATGAGCCAACAATGGGCAAAGAACGACTACAATCACCTGAAGAACGCGCCAAATTAGATGGCCTTTATGAGTGTATATTATGTGCATGCTGTTCAACACAGTGCCCGTCATGGTGGTGGAACCCCGACAAGTTTATTGGCCCAGCAGGCTTATTAAATGCTTATAGGTTTCTTATTGATTCTCGCGATACCGCAACAGAGCAGCGTTTAGCCGAACTCGATGATGCTTTTAGCGTGTTTCGCTGCAAAGCCATCTTAAACTGCGTTGCTTTTTGTCCGAAAAAACTTAAACCCAGAGTTGCCATTGGTGAGATAGAAAAAATGCTTTATAAATTTTAA
- a CDS encoding M23 family metallopeptidase — MKKIPLAYISVCSKLTLAAALVGYSAILAAAPNELTASPAIEITQPDLVSISLGKQQLLYDYDEMLSFDVTQYLQQHAPHLIDYAEAISHHAGYSSISPKLLIALIEQQTGIITTPGTEELMQQPFAALSSKKGFTEQVEDISQQLAMAFYQDHSYSTTGKNEKLTTDQDAARAINQLLAQPYQKSTQQANLAVLVQQQTQELVTLYEQLFGAVTTEKNRTNNLQQQSSQSITDISNYFQLPFPVGAYWRNGGSHTHSGSGSYPQSSLDFNQGGNWGDNLSYIWVTSAAPGVVKYHSSCFMEVIHQDGWSSTYYHLSNIQYGTGASVQRNVAIANYASNKSQALCNGGASTGPHLHFSMKKNGQYYHLNGMSFSGYQVKTGRNSYDQSCSYFWLAKNNQRYCAWSQIYNSGVSVTTPPDDSTTYTGYLAHRASQIQPNGSWFAYNGGTIKASLTGPSNADFELRLERWDGYRWYSVATSTSPSSSEFINYNANSGYYRLIVYSYSGAGNYTLKLSK, encoded by the coding sequence ATGAAAAAAATACCATTAGCGTATATATCCGTATGTAGCAAACTTACCCTAGCAGCAGCTTTAGTGGGGTACTCTGCTATATTAGCTGCAGCACCTAATGAATTGACTGCATCGCCTGCTATAGAAATAACACAGCCAGATTTAGTCTCTATTAGCTTAGGTAAGCAACAGCTTTTATACGATTATGACGAGATGCTAAGTTTTGATGTAACACAATATTTGCAGCAGCACGCACCACATTTAATTGATTATGCTGAAGCTATATCACATCACGCTGGCTATTCGTCAATTAGCCCTAAGCTTCTTATAGCATTGATAGAGCAGCAAACAGGAATTATTACTACACCAGGTACTGAAGAGTTAATGCAGCAGCCTTTTGCAGCCTTATCTAGCAAAAAAGGTTTTACTGAGCAGGTAGAAGATATTAGCCAACAGCTTGCTATGGCGTTTTATCAAGATCATTCTTATAGCACTACCGGTAAAAACGAAAAACTTACGACTGATCAAGATGCAGCACGAGCCATTAATCAGCTGCTCGCCCAGCCATATCAGAAATCTACTCAGCAAGCTAATTTAGCTGTTTTAGTTCAGCAGCAAACTCAAGAACTAGTTACTTTGTATGAGCAATTATTCGGTGCTGTAACGACCGAAAAAAACAGAACAAATAATTTACAGCAGCAAAGTAGTCAGTCGATCACGGATATAAGTAATTATTTTCAATTACCCTTTCCAGTAGGAGCCTATTGGCGAAATGGCGGCAGCCACACCCATTCAGGTAGTGGCAGCTATCCTCAGTCTTCATTGGACTTTAATCAAGGTGGAAACTGGGGTGATAATTTAAGTTATATTTGGGTAACTTCAGCGGCTCCTGGTGTAGTTAAGTATCACTCATCTTGTTTTATGGAAGTTATTCATCAAGATGGTTGGTCTAGTACCTATTATCACTTGTCAAATATTCAATATGGCACTGGTGCATCTGTTCAGCGTAATGTGGCCATCGCTAATTATGCTAGTAATAAGTCTCAGGCATTGTGTAATGGTGGGGCTTCAACAGGGCCACATTTACATTTTTCAATGAAAAAGAATGGTCAGTATTATCATTTAAATGGTATGAGCTTTTCGGGCTATCAAGTAAAAACTGGTAGAAATAGTTACGATCAAAGTTGTAGTTATTTTTGGTTAGCTAAAAATAATCAACGTTATTGTGCTTGGTCACAGATTTACAACTCTGGGGTTAGCGTCACTACACCGCCAGATGATAGCACTACTTATACTGGCTACTTGGCCCATCGTGCTAGCCAGATCCAGCCAAATGGTAGTTGGTTTGCTTATAATGGTGGCACCATAAAAGCCAGCCTAACAGGGCCATCTAATGCTGATTTTGAACTTAGATTAGAGCGTTGGGACGGTTATCGTTGGTATTCAGTGGCTACATCAACCTCGCCTAGTTCTTCAGAGTTTATCAATTACAACGCTAATAGTGGTTATTATCGGCTAATTGTTTATTCATACTCTGGTGCTGGTAATTATACCCTTAAACTATCAAAATAG
- a CDS encoding pre-peptidase C-terminal domain-containing protein — translation MRLALLCASLIFMSAAYGQSEPLFETLDYQSHTTQSLNSNNTEQASHTAIKVRVNKSVLSEQRQRFMATAGKLQAQQNLAELQVALPDGTVRSVVINRFVDNTNAGYSVFGHIQGQPNSKVAINVINNEAFAGTVLLEDISYKIIPESDGISIVEPILGEEHQCGGGRVDHELERQIQSQMSSQLELQLDTELLSSAAKSQVDVMLIYTSAARNGAGGTSYMQALAQQSIDQMNLSLENSQVNAWVNLVYANEIAYQETGNGYTDLDWVTSNANVAQLRNSYAADLVGMIIENPGNLCGLGWYMATPSTSFASRGFQITRRSCVGGWTISHEFGHNMGLQHDEANAGGSPGPYQYNYGHLLANNTHTIMAYGSSCNWCPAINHFSNPDVYYNGYATGSAYHNNARRLNDTRAYVANFRQGNTTTPPSETIELTKAKAVNLSSLRANAEQKYRINVPENVSNLQITTSGGSGNVDIFVRFASEASSQQYDCASQGNNNAESCTISTPQKGNYYISVVAKVNSSNINVLADYAVPTVGYKYLGRSYINHGSYAIIPQNYYGYYYATAGSHTAELSVSSTRQTDFDLYLQRWNGYQWVYVASSKTPTNSESINYNGTAGYYRWYVYSYSGSGTATLRYNIPE, via the coding sequence ATGAGATTAGCATTACTTTGCGCATCATTAATATTTATGAGTGCGGCTTATGGCCAAAGTGAGCCATTATTTGAAACTTTAGATTACCAAAGTCATACAACACAAAGCCTTAATAGTAACAATACAGAGCAAGCGTCGCATACGGCCATTAAGGTTAGGGTAAATAAATCAGTATTGTCAGAGCAGCGTCAGCGCTTTATGGCTACAGCAGGCAAGCTTCAAGCGCAGCAAAATCTTGCTGAACTACAAGTAGCCTTACCTGATGGTACTGTGCGTAGTGTCGTTATTAATCGCTTTGTTGATAATACTAATGCTGGCTATTCGGTTTTTGGTCATATTCAGGGCCAACCAAATAGTAAAGTTGCTATTAACGTTATTAACAATGAGGCTTTTGCTGGTACGGTTTTATTAGAAGATATTAGTTATAAAATCATCCCAGAATCAGATGGTATTTCAATTGTTGAGCCTATTTTAGGTGAAGAGCATCAATGTGGCGGTGGTCGGGTTGACCATGAGTTAGAGCGGCAAATTCAATCACAAATGTCATCACAGCTAGAGCTACAATTAGACACAGAATTACTTAGTAGTGCAGCTAAAAGCCAAGTAGACGTTATGCTTATTTATACTAGTGCTGCTCGTAATGGTGCCGGTGGTACTAGCTATATGCAAGCTTTGGCACAACAATCTATCGACCAAATGAACTTGTCACTTGAAAACAGTCAAGTTAATGCTTGGGTAAACTTAGTATATGCCAATGAAATTGCCTACCAAGAAACAGGCAATGGTTATACCGACTTAGATTGGGTAACTTCAAATGCTAACGTTGCTCAGCTGCGTAATAGCTATGCTGCTGACTTGGTTGGCATGATTATAGAAAACCCTGGTAATCTTTGTGGCCTTGGCTGGTATATGGCAACACCTAGCACTAGTTTTGCTTCGCGTGGATTTCAGATCACTCGTCGTAGCTGTGTAGGGGGCTGGACTATATCGCATGAGTTTGGCCATAACATGGGCTTACAACATGATGAAGCTAATGCGGGAGGCTCGCCTGGCCCTTATCAATACAATTATGGTCACCTACTAGCAAATAATACTCATACTATTATGGCTTACGGTAGTTCGTGTAACTGGTGTCCGGCCATTAATCACTTTTCTAATCCTGACGTTTATTACAATGGTTATGCTACAGGCAGTGCATACCACAATAATGCTCGCCGCTTAAATGACACTCGTGCTTATGTAGCTAACTTTCGCCAAGGTAATACGACTACTCCACCAAGTGAAACTATTGAGTTAACTAAGGCTAAAGCTGTTAATTTAAGCAGTTTAAGGGCTAATGCTGAACAAAAGTACCGCATAAATGTACCTGAAAATGTAAGCAACCTGCAAATTACCACTAGTGGTGGTAGCGGTAATGTCGATATCTTTGTGCGCTTTGCTAGCGAAGCCAGCAGCCAACAATATGATTGTGCAAGCCAAGGTAATAATAATGCGGAAAGTTGTACTATTAGTACACCACAGAAGGGTAATTACTATATTAGTGTCGTCGCTAAAGTTAATAGTAGTAATATCAATGTGCTAGCTGACTATGCTGTGCCAACAGTAGGCTACAAATATCTAGGGCGTAGCTATATAAACCATGGCAGCTATGCAATTATTCCACAAAATTATTATGGTTACTATTATGCTACAGCGGGCTCGCATACCGCAGAGTTGTCGGTATCTTCAACTAGACAAACCGATTTTGATTTATACCTACAGCGCTGGAACGGTTATCAGTGGGTGTATGTAGCCAGTAGTAAAACACCAACTAATAGTGAAAGCATAAATTATAACGGTACTGCCGGTTACTACCGTTGGTATGTTTATAGCTATTCAGGTAGTGGTACAGCTACCTTGCGCTATAACATTCCAGAGTAA
- a CDS encoding YfcC family protein: protein MSTRLKVPHTLILLLAMMLTALIATWLVPQGFFATALSDSGREMVVAGTYQTVSERQYLTPWDLLTAIPRAFAAAQDVIFFVLIVGGVLAIARATGTVDALIGRLLERHGKKPQRLIFMVVFCFALASSSIGTAGEYIPFVIILVALCKAMRLDAMTAVGMIVAGYGIGYGVSAFNPFTVLIAQQIAEIPVYSGLWLRLAIFVPFVLIGFHHVWQYTKKVAQDPKQSMLVDVPCPLQNETAPSYPTLALRHKLILASFIGALSIAVWGIATKGWYLYELGAVFVAWGALVAALGRLSADEAAERFIEGVSDLVTTAILIGVARGIALVLEDGQILHSIVHGMSLPLSYVSAEISAIGMLVIQTILNTFIPSGSGQAYVTMPLMVPLGDLVGVPRQVAVLAYQFGDGFSNMIIPTNAVLMGILGMAGVPYGHWFRFCLPLLLKLLLAASIVLVLAVLFGYGLDVQPIAITP, encoded by the coding sequence ATGAGTACTAGACTCAAAGTGCCTCATACTTTAATTTTATTGTTAGCTATGATGCTCACGGCGCTGATTGCAACTTGGTTAGTACCTCAAGGCTTTTTTGCCACTGCATTATCTGATTCTGGCCGTGAAATGGTAGTTGCAGGAACTTATCAAACTGTATCTGAACGCCAATACTTGACGCCTTGGGATTTACTTACTGCCATACCTCGCGCTTTTGCTGCCGCCCAAGACGTTATATTTTTTGTGTTAATTGTAGGCGGTGTTTTAGCTATTGCCCGCGCTACTGGCACCGTTGACGCCTTAATTGGCCGTCTACTAGAGCGCCATGGTAAAAAGCCGCAACGGTTAATTTTTATGGTGGTATTTTGTTTTGCTTTGGCTTCAAGCAGCATAGGAACTGCCGGTGAATACATTCCCTTTGTCATCATTTTAGTGGCGCTGTGTAAAGCTATGCGACTTGATGCCATGACAGCAGTAGGCATGATAGTTGCCGGTTACGGTATTGGTTATGGCGTATCTGCTTTTAACCCTTTTACGGTTTTAATTGCTCAACAAATTGCCGAGATCCCCGTTTACTCTGGATTATGGCTACGTTTAGCCATCTTTGTGCCTTTTGTCTTAATTGGCTTTCATCATGTTTGGCAGTACACCAAAAAAGTCGCGCAAGATCCAAAACAGTCAATGCTGGTAGATGTGCCGTGCCCTTTACAAAATGAAACTGCACCAAGTTACCCCACACTAGCGTTACGGCATAAACTGATTTTAGCTAGTTTTATTGGCGCCCTTAGTATCGCTGTCTGGGGCATTGCCACTAAAGGCTGGTATCTTTATGAATTAGGAGCCGTCTTTGTTGCTTGGGGGGCTTTAGTCGCTGCACTTGGCCGATTATCGGCTGATGAAGCAGCAGAACGCTTTATTGAAGGTGTATCAGACTTAGTAACAACTGCTATATTAATAGGTGTCGCCCGTGGTATTGCTTTAGTGTTAGAAGATGGCCAAATTTTGCATAGTATTGTCCATGGTATGTCTTTGCCGCTGTCTTATGTTAGCGCTGAAATATCAGCAATAGGCATGTTAGTTATTCAAACAATACTAAACACTTTTATTCCGTCGGGTTCAGGTCAAGCCTATGTCACTATGCCTTTAATGGTTCCTTTAGGCGACTTAGTAGGAGTGCCACGCCAAGTTGCGGTGTTAGCGTATCAGTTTGGTGATGGCTTTTCGAATATGATTATTCCCACCAATGCAGTTTTAATGGGTATATTAGGCATGGCGGGCGTACCTTACGGCCACTGGTTCCGGTTTTGTTTACCGTTATTACTTAAACTATTACTAGCCGCCTCTATAGTTCTAGTGCTTGCAGTATTATTTGGCTATGGCTTAGATGTACAACCAATAGCAATAACCCCTTAG
- a CDS encoding MFS transporter has protein sequence MGTINCKASGKSYATWFIFGLMASVTFIGILSELVPSGILPQMSEGLGIKQTQVGFLVGVYALASAIFAIPLISMTLAVNRKTLLIILLVGFTLSNIVVAFTSSYNLIVAMRIIGGICAGIMWPMIAAYGTALVPSDQQGKAITIIMAGNTFGVSLGLPLMTFIGTEIGWRTTFLVLGALGATIALLSIKYLPSIAGEKLTKTNSPFAMLKIPSVLLVLLLTFLSVMAHYGAYTYITLLVETIRFHGGISLALLIFGIGSVVSVLLSAKVIDSHLRGLIVSMLVCGLVSMSFLVFWGGINGLSHLAFFLWGLAFGPLVTMYQTAVSKQVTDAKAVATSVQSSVFNLSIMMATWLGGLILIHMPNFGVLGIGYLSIICFVPAIIIAFMAKKALSS, from the coding sequence TTGGGCACTATAAACTGTAAGGCTAGCGGAAAAAGTTACGCGACTTGGTTTATATTTGGCTTAATGGCAAGTGTTACTTTTATAGGGATTTTATCAGAGCTAGTCCCTTCTGGAATTTTGCCGCAAATGAGCGAAGGCTTAGGGATTAAGCAAACCCAAGTAGGCTTTTTAGTCGGTGTTTATGCACTAGCGTCAGCCATTTTCGCCATACCGCTAATTAGCATGACCTTAGCCGTCAACCGTAAAACCCTGCTGATTATATTGTTAGTGGGTTTTACGCTATCTAATATTGTGGTCGCGTTTACCTCTTCATATAACCTTATTGTGGCAATGCGTATTATTGGTGGTATTTGCGCCGGCATTATGTGGCCTATGATAGCAGCTTATGGCACAGCTTTAGTGCCAAGCGACCAACAAGGTAAAGCTATTACTATTATCATGGCCGGTAATACTTTTGGCGTAAGTTTAGGCTTACCGCTGATGACTTTTATTGGCACCGAAATTGGCTGGCGCACAACGTTTTTAGTGCTAGGCGCACTGGGTGCAACCATAGCTCTGTTATCAATAAAATATTTACCGTCGATTGCCGGAGAAAAACTGACTAAAACTAATTCGCCTTTTGCGATGTTAAAAATTCCATCTGTATTACTGGTCTTGCTGTTAACTTTTCTGTCAGTCATGGCTCACTACGGTGCCTATACCTATATTACCTTATTAGTTGAAACTATCCGCTTTCATGGTGGCATTAGTTTAGCCTTGCTTATTTTTGGTATTGGCTCGGTTGTGTCGGTACTGTTGTCAGCTAAAGTTATTGACTCTCACCTGCGCGGGTTAATTGTTAGTATGCTGGTTTGCGGCCTGGTATCAATGAGCTTTTTAGTGTTTTGGGGCGGCATAAACGGCCTTTCTCACTTGGCATTTTTTCTTTGGGGCTTAGCCTTTGGTCCTCTTGTCACTATGTATCAGACTGCTGTTAGTAAACAGGTTACTGATGCAAAAGCAGTAGCAACCTCAGTACAGTCAAGTGTATTTAACTTGTCTATAATGATGGCGACTTGGCTTGGCGGTTTAATTCTAATTCACATGCCTAATTTTGGTGTACTTGGCATTGGTTATCTATCTATTATTTGCTTCGTTCCAGCTATAATTATCGCGTTTATGGCAAAAAAAGCGCTTAGTTCTTAA